The following nucleotide sequence is from Candidatus Eisenbacteria bacterium.
TTCTGGGAACGATCCCCAAAATCGAGTTCCGTTTCGAGCCCGACCCCAAGAACCGTCTTCGCCGCGGCCTGATCGTCACCATCGTCGGCGGCATCCTGATCGGCGCGCTGATCGGATGGTTCATCTTCGGCGGCGGCGGGGATGAGGGGAACGACGGGGGAGAGTCCGCCCGGGAGAGCGGGCACGCCGGCTCGGCGACGGCCGCTTCGGGGGGAGGGGAGGCCGGGCGATGAAAGAGACCCGAATCCTGGAAGGCTACGACCCGGAGGCGCCGAGCGCCATCGAGTTCCGCCGTCTTTACTCGCGCCTCCGCTACAAACAGGCGGGGAAGGCGATCTCTCCTCTCATGGTGACGAGCGCCAAACACGAGGAGGGGAAAACCACCACCGCCGCTTTTCTGTCGGTCACGATCGCCCGGCAGGAGAAGGGGCGCGTGCTTCTGATGGACATGGACCTCCACAGGCCCCGCATGCATCGCCTCTTCGGCCTCCCTCTGCGGGGAGGGGCGACGGAGTTGCTTCGCGGGACCGCCGAACCGGAGGAAGTGGTCCGCCCGACGTCACAGGAGAACC
It contains:
- a CDS encoding CpsD/CapB family tyrosine-protein kinase, giving the protein MKETRILEGYDPEAPSAIEFRRLYSRLRYKQAGKAISPLMVTSAKHEEGKTTTAAFLSVTIARQEKGRVLLMDMDLHRPRMHRLFGLPLRGGATELLRGTAEPEEVVRPTSQENLFILTSGSMVKSPSALVDSEHVGPLFRRLAALYDTVVIDSPPLLPVSDGMVLAGSVSAVLFVIMAGKTPREVVLRGKEILRDVDAPLAGVVINNTKGALPYYYDYKYYGYRYK